A stretch of Metabacillus sp. FJAT-52054 DNA encodes these proteins:
- a CDS encoding galactosyldiacylglycerol synthase yields the protein MKKILVLPLFKMESGHHRSANALVEAFQKHDPEIQCEKVDFLSYVNGGLERFVSNLYLTWIKKFPKAYSSFYHLFFSKKSSMLQSAYEAVFLEKMEQLIEVKQPDLIVCTHSFPSFLVDKLKRYGVCDVPVLNLYTDFFINGLWGKEQVDVHCVPSKDVKNELLQMGIPENKVIVSGILANDRLNRRKMNRQHDEKIHVILSGGSLGLGKNLSSLVKTSSSGLVEYKVLCGTNRALLDKVNSLNSSHITALPYIASAEQMNQLYSWADAIVTKPGGATISEAIRKKLLIFIHSVLPGQEEINLEYLSERGLAETIDVRESFEDQLLSVVSDSSKLFAINKARHLYMNELDVRSCAELASLIEQKLFAGKKTPKEKYLNDLFSKLYRSL from the coding sequence ATGAAGAAAATATTGGTTTTGCCTTTATTTAAAATGGAATCCGGTCACCATAGAAGTGCCAACGCACTGGTAGAGGCCTTTCAAAAGCATGATCCTGAAATACAATGCGAAAAGGTAGACTTTTTAAGCTATGTAAATGGGGGTCTCGAAAGGTTCGTATCGAATCTTTATTTAACTTGGATTAAGAAATTTCCAAAGGCATACAGCTCGTTCTACCATCTCTTTTTCAGCAAAAAATCGAGCATGCTCCAATCTGCTTATGAAGCCGTTTTTCTTGAAAAAATGGAACAGCTGATAGAAGTTAAACAGCCTGATTTAATCGTCTGCACACACAGCTTCCCTTCCTTCCTTGTCGATAAGCTGAAGCGTTACGGAGTATGTGATGTGCCGGTATTAAATTTGTACACAGATTTCTTCATTAACGGTTTATGGGGAAAGGAACAAGTGGATGTGCATTGTGTTCCTAGCAAGGATGTGAAAAATGAATTGCTCCAAATGGGGATTCCAGAAAATAAAGTGATTGTTTCAGGGATTCTTGCAAATGATCGGTTAAATCGGAGAAAAATGAACCGCCAGCATGATGAAAAGATTCATGTCATTCTTTCCGGCGGAAGTCTTGGACTTGGCAAAAATCTTTCGAGTTTAGTCAAAACTTCCAGTAGCGGCCTTGTTGAATACAAGGTTCTATGCGGAACAAACAGGGCCCTTTTAGATAAAGTAAACAGCCTGAATTCTTCTCACATTACAGCACTGCCCTATATTGCTTCTGCAGAGCAAATGAATCAGCTTTACAGCTGGGCGGATGCCATTGTTACGAAACCCGGGGGAGCAACGATTAGTGAGGCAATCAGAAAGAAGCTTCTCATTTTTATTCATTCTGTTCTTCCTGGGCAGGAAGAAATTAATCTAGAATACTTGTCTGAAAGAGGATTAGCGGAAACAATTGATGTCCGGGAATCCTTTGAAGATCAGCTGCTTTCTGTTGTCAGCGATTCAAGTAAGCTGTTTGCCATAAATAAAGCACGCCATCTCTATATGAATGAACTTGATGTCCGTTCCTGTGCTGAACTTGCTTCCCTCATTGAACAGAAGCTCTTTGCAGGTAAAAAGACACCAAAAGAAAAGTATTTGAATGATCTTTTCTCCAAGCTTTACCGCAGTCTTTAA
- a CDS encoding alpha/beta fold hydrolase, which yields MTPFEEIYEQVKKCALLLQTPEPPVGLTDRTAVWKKNKAALWYYPAKEKKYPVPLFLVYSLVNKAFILDLAPGYSMIEAFVNEGYDVYLLDFGAPGYEDKDLTIDDYVINYIQEAARRTLRHSKAAELTVIGYCLGGTIAAIYAAVTDDPIRNLILNVAPIDFHQYKVFDKIVDGMRNGKADFDPLFDALGIIPAGFMKAGLRMVSYPVYYSPYLSLLYRADNKEYTDYWRRFNKWTQGHVPFSGEAMKQFVRDFGRENKLINGGLQISGKDASLSNIKASLLVICAESDKLVPMELSTAIMDLVSSHDKTLEILKGGHATFTVKNGLPGYLSTWLHEHSS from the coding sequence ATGACTCCCTTCGAAGAAATATACGAGCAGGTAAAAAAGTGCGCCCTTCTTTTGCAAACTCCTGAACCGCCTGTAGGGCTAACTGACCGAACAGCGGTTTGGAAGAAGAATAAGGCTGCTTTATGGTATTATCCTGCAAAAGAGAAAAAGTACCCCGTCCCTTTATTTCTAGTTTATTCGCTTGTAAACAAAGCATTCATATTGGATTTAGCACCTGGATACAGCATGATTGAAGCATTTGTTAATGAGGGCTATGATGTCTATTTGCTGGACTTTGGCGCGCCAGGCTATGAGGATAAAGATCTTACTATTGATGATTATGTGATCAACTATATTCAGGAAGCAGCCCGAAGAACACTTCGTCATTCAAAAGCGGCAGAACTAACGGTTATCGGCTACTGCCTTGGCGGGACAATCGCAGCTATTTATGCAGCCGTTACCGACGATCCAATCCGCAATTTGATTCTTAACGTAGCTCCTATTGATTTTCATCAATACAAGGTATTCGATAAAATCGTAGATGGTATGAGAAATGGAAAAGCTGATTTTGATCCTTTATTCGACGCCCTTGGGATTATTCCTGCAGGCTTTATGAAAGCAGGCTTGCGAATGGTCAGCTACCCTGTTTACTACAGTCCTTATTTATCCCTGCTTTACAGAGCAGATAATAAAGAATATACGGATTATTGGAGAAGATTCAATAAATGGACGCAGGGCCACGTCCCTTTTTCCGGAGAGGCGATGAAGCAATTCGTTCGTGATTTCGGCAGAGAGAACAAGCTCATTAACGGAGGATTGCAGATTAGCGGAAAGGATGCGAGCCTTTCCAACATTAAAGCCAGTTTGCTCGTCATCTGTGCTGAGAGCGATAAGCTCGTTCCAATGGAACTAAGCACAGCCATTATGGATCTTGTTTCAAGCCACGATAAAACGCTTGAAATACTTAAAGGCGGCCATGCTACATTTACAGTGAAGAACGGTCTTCCAGGATACCTTAGCACCTGGCTTCATGAACATTCTTCTTAA